A single region of the Mesotoga sp. Brook.08.105.5.1 genome encodes:
- the guaA gene encoding glutamine-hydrolyzing GMP synthase, with product MDRIIVLDYGSQYTLLLARRIREIGVLCTVTTPDCFTFDNSIRGVVLSGGPQSVYEEGSADVPEQLHELSVPILGICYGMHLLAKRMGGFVSRGIRGEYGLTAISVDTNHLRGIPSEIEVWMSHGDEVTSLPESCSVIARSRNGTIAGFTNGRDLAFQFHPEVHQTQYGKELIEKFVLGICGASRDWKISDFANEKIGEIRRTVEGKKVVGGLSGGVDSTVAAALTTRAIGDDFIGIFVNHGLMRKNEELEVPGTLKSLGMNVITVDASQEFFFALKGIVDPEDKRRAIGETFVKVFEREANKLSADFLLQGTIYSDVIESGASSRSAEKIKSHHNVGGLPENMKLTLLEPIRELFKDEVRNLGRSLGIDETLINRQPFPGPGLGVRIIGEVTAERARILKEVDSIFLEVLEESGEIERIWQSFAVLLSISSVGVKGDKRSYGSVVALRAVDSHEGMTASWHALPHNLLREVSSRITSRVKEVGRVVFDITDKPPATIEWE from the coding sequence ATGGACAGGATTATTGTTCTTGACTACGGATCTCAATACACGCTCCTTCTCGCTCGACGAATACGAGAAATCGGTGTTCTTTGCACCGTAACAACTCCGGACTGCTTCACATTCGACAACAGCATAAGAGGCGTTGTTCTTTCTGGCGGCCCGCAAAGCGTCTATGAAGAAGGCTCTGCTGATGTCCCTGAACAACTACATGAACTCTCCGTGCCTATCCTCGGAATATGCTACGGAATGCACCTGCTGGCAAAACGAATGGGAGGGTTTGTCTCACGCGGAATTCGTGGCGAGTATGGCCTCACTGCGATATCTGTCGACACTAATCATCTTCGTGGAATCCCTAGTGAGATAGAAGTTTGGATGAGTCATGGAGACGAAGTAACCAGTCTACCTGAGAGTTGTTCAGTCATTGCCCGAAGCAGAAATGGAACGATTGCCGGATTCACGAACGGTAGAGACTTGGCCTTTCAATTTCATCCAGAGGTTCATCAAACTCAATATGGAAAGGAGTTGATAGAAAAGTTTGTACTTGGCATATGCGGAGCTTCTCGGGATTGGAAGATCTCTGATTTCGCGAATGAGAAGATTGGAGAGATCCGAAGAACCGTTGAAGGGAAAAAGGTTGTTGGCGGGCTTTCTGGAGGGGTTGATTCGACTGTAGCTGCAGCATTGACAACCAGAGCAATAGGCGACGACTTCATCGGAATCTTCGTAAATCATGGCTTGATGAGAAAGAACGAGGAACTTGAAGTCCCAGGAACTCTGAAGAGTCTCGGTATGAACGTTATAACTGTTGATGCGTCCCAAGAGTTTTTCTTTGCACTAAAAGGGATTGTTGATCCCGAGGACAAGAGGAGAGCGATAGGAGAGACATTCGTCAAGGTCTTCGAAAGAGAAGCAAATAAACTGAGTGCAGACTTTCTTCTGCAGGGAACGATCTACTCTGATGTCATTGAATCCGGCGCATCCTCCAGAAGTGCGGAGAAGATCAAGAGTCACCACAATGTTGGTGGTCTGCCTGAGAATATGAAACTGACGCTCCTCGAGCCAATAAGAGAACTCTTCAAAGATGAAGTAAGGAATCTTGGTAGATCTCTCGGCATAGATGAAACCCTGATTAACAGACAACCCTTTCCTGGACCCGGCCTAGGGGTGAGGATAATCGGCGAAGTAACAGCCGAAAGGGCAAGAATATTAAAGGAAGTTGACTCTATCTTTCTCGAAGTGCTTGAAGAATCGGGCGAAATAGAAAGGATCTGGCAGTCCTTTGCGGTGCTGCTCTCAATTTCAAGCGTCGGGGTTAAAGGTGACAAGAGATCATATGGTTCCGTAGTTGCACTTAGAGCCGTAGATAGCCATGAAGGCATGACTGCTTCCTGGCATGCGCTTCCTCATAACCTTCTTAGAGAAGTCTCTTCAAGGATTACGTCTCGGGTGAAGGAAGTCGGAAGGGTCGTTTTCGACATAACTGACAAACCTCCTGCAACCATCGAATGGGAGTGA